ttgtttaagcataagtaccaacactagttgatcctattgatgacaaaatcaatttgtgtccatctagtgttgacacttagctttaaatttagaaataattatttgttaagcttaacaaccaacactagttgatcctattgatgacaaaattgattttcttttgaaaatcaatttgtgtccatctagtgttgacacttagctttaaattttagaaataattatttgttaagcataagtaccaacactagttgatcctattgatgacaaaattgattttcttttgaaaatcaatttgtgtctatctagtgttgacacttagctttaaattttagatataattatttgttaagcataagtaccaacactagttgatcctattgatgacaaaattgattttcttttgaaaatcaatttgtgtccatctagtgttgacacttagctttaaattttagatataattatttgttaagcataagtaccaacactagttgaccctattgatgacaaaattgattttcttttgaaaatcaatttgtgtccatctagtgttgacacttagctttaagtCGTGTTAGTATTaagttaaactaaactaattaaacttagaaatttgttaagttagttaataagttaaacttgttactatagtattagaatttatttaaaactagactaattagacttagaaatttgttaagttggttaataagttaaatttgtaaCTATTGTGTTAGTGCttgacaaatttaatttatgattctTATGTAGATGGATCGTAGTTGGATGTATAATATGACTAATTTTGGTCGAATGGGGCTAAGACCTGAATTTGTAGAAGGTGTCATTGGTTTTGTGGAGTATGCAAAGACATTAGATCCTTTTCAACGTAGTGGTATGATTAAGTATCCTTGTAATAAATGTCAAtgtttgaattatgaaaaaccAGATGCTGTTGAGCTTCATATCTATCGAAATgggtttaaaaaaaagaatacatTGTGTGGACTAGTCATGGAGAAATTGATAATAACTTTGATGTATTCCAACATTATGTTCCTGGTGAAAGTAGTAGCAATGTGAATTGTAATACACTGATTTTGATTTTGCTAATCAAGGTGAAGAAGCTCCTAATGTTGAatgtaaaattttctttgaacaATTGGAATCTGCTATTCGGCCTTTATATGAGGGGAGTCCACACTCACAGTTGTCTATTGCGGTTAGattattaaatatcaaatcagATTGGAGTGTTCCTCAAGGGGCAATGGACTCTGTGATTGACCTTATTCATGATTTAGTTGACCCAAATCTAGAGATACCTGATAATTTCTATAAGGCAAAGAGGTTGGTATCAAAGTTAGGAATGTCATCGATGAGAATTCATTGTTGTGAAAATGGTTGCATGTTATACTATAAGGATGATATTGATCTAGAATCGTGTAAGTTTTGTGGAAAATGTCGTTATAAACAGACAGCTAGTGGGAAGAAAGTTCCTATTAAGGCAATGCATTACTTACCTCTTATACCAAGGTTAAAGAGGTTGTATGCGTCTAATCTATCCTTGTGTGccttttgttttaatttcaataacttcaacttcatatGTTCTTGTGTGCCTTTTGTTGGATGTTGTTTTCGATATTATTTTGTACTTGTGGTTGtggctttattttattttaaaaagtgatgAACTACTAGAAAAGCTACTGGATGATGTTTGTCTCTCATATCTTCAATATCTAACAACCTTTGACTTGAATGTTTTTGTTACTAATTAGATGACAGGTAAATGTAAGAATAAAGATATTGATAATGgccccaaaaagaaaaaaaaagaaagaaggtatGGTTAGTAGACAACAAACAGGTATACATATAAGATCAGACAACACAACATCTCTCCCACCAAAAGACACTCAGCCACATAGCTATTCTAGGCGGACCGTACCTCCACGTGTTATTCCTCCTTCGACCTATATGCATCCACCACTGGAATATACTCAGCCACCCCCTCAGGTACCTTTGATGATGACCACATCAGGGAATGCTACCCCACAGGGATACAGTGTTTTGCCTCAAGAGGATAATCGACCAACGTCTAGTGTCTCTCGCACTAATACTCACAACACTGCAGACTCACAACCATCAGCATCATCTGCTTCACAACTTATGATGTCGAGTCTTCGCATTCAAGGTAATAGTTCTGAGCCTAACACTCCTACCACAAATCAGTCAGATACACCTGGTCATGACAATACACAAGTTGGCATGAGGGACATGCATAATAGACTTGTCATTGAGCCTGAAGGCTAcacgtaattttttttaaaaaaatatggtatgtttattattatatgatttaattcTATTTGTTTTAACTTGTAAATGTTAAAACTTTGTATTACAGTTTCAATCCAGATTATGTTGTGGGGATCATTTCTCAGACAATCAAAGAACTCTATAGAGATGCTTATCCTACATGGGGCAAGTTCCCTAGCAATCTCAAGAGACAAATATTTTTGGAGTTCAGGGTATATtagaatttatttgtttaacacTATTAAAATACTTGTCTTCATTAATACTtatcaaacaaaataatttatgctTTGATTGTAGAAACAATGTGCTTGGCGTCCGGAACATGAGGCCAAAATTTGTGCAAACTTTCACAAGAAAGCTACGCATACTCTTGCTAGTTTGTTTAATAAAGCTCGTAGAGATAATAGCAAACCTAGCTGGGTTCTACCGGAGGATTGGACAAAATTACTCGTGCATTGAAAATATGATCCAAGATTTAAGCAGATGAGTGAGATCGGTAAAAAGGCAAGATCATCTACTAAGGGTGGTTCTCTACACACAAGTGGGGCTCAAAGTCAAGGAAGTGTGAGGAGGAAATTGGTGTGtatcatttttctttgtgtttatatattttatgtattaatatttaattactcttgattataactttattattttatgtaggaAAAGGAACTAGGAAGACCGATAACTCAAGCTGAGGCATTTAAGGCAACACAcattagaaagaagaaaaattctgAAGATCCAGACGTGTGGGTTGAACCGCGAGCTGAAGTGACCTATGTAAgcctctaattttaaaaaataattacttattttctaaatttatattctcATATGATAACATTCAATTTAGAATCGATATCTTCAAGTTTTGGAGGATTTACAACAAACTCTGCCTGAAGAAAATCGAGGTATGCCACTTACTCAAGAACAGGATGAGAGAGTTTGGTTAGACTTGACTTGTGGGCCGAGTAGATATGGGTATGCATATGGAATGCCGCATAAAATCTTTCGTGAATTTTCTTCTGAATTTGAAGGCCTAAATAGTTCAAATCATGATGaatcaatgaagaaaaatttgGCTATGGAGAAAAAGATTGTTGAGCTATCTAGCCAAGCCGAAGAATCACGGGCTAGGGAAAGGCGGTTGGAATTACAGTTTGCGGGTCTTAAGGCTCAATTTGATGCATTACTTGCCTCAGGAGGGATTCCCCCTTGTTCTGGTGATGTCACTTTCGCTCCTCGACCTCCTCAATCTCAACCTACTCAATATCCAATGTATGGTCAACAAAGAAATATGACCCATGAGAGTAGTGATGAAGAAAGTGATGATTATGTGGCAAACACACTACCACATTAGTGAAGTTTAGACTTGTGATAGTTAACTTATGGAATCATTttgttaactttataattttgtgatgggaattatttgttttgtgaatACATGATAACGTTGGAATGTATTATATAACTTATGGATATCAtggtttttgtttaatatataattatgttgaagtgAGTTGCAATTGAGTTGATAAGAGAATATTTAGTAAATGTATTGCTTCAATTGAGTTTTTGAAGCTCTTTGAGTTTGATTTGGATACTGAATTAAAATGACATGTGATGAGAAGCcgcagaaataataattttctgccagtttttttccagaaaaagagacctcatgaggtctctattttgcattaattttccagatatttcataatagagacctcatgaggtctcttttttgcattaatttttccaaatatttcacattagagacctcatgaggtctctatttaccattttctattttataaatgcagaagagagacctcatgaggtctcccttttgtattaattttttcagcTATTTCAAAATGGAGACCTCATCAGGTCtctaattaacattttatactCTCTTTTCTGCATTATATTTTCCGTAAATATCATAATGGAGACCTTGTGAGGTCTCCAAAtataaatgcagaaaagagacctcatgaggtctctactttaaaataatataaaattaaattaaataatatcttagcAACCTAATGAGGtctcttaattaaaatataaaattaaataatattataaaattgtgacctcatgaggtctctatataaaaaatataaaattaaattaaataatacaatagtgacctcgtgaggtctcctTTTTGTAAAAAATCAGATTATTTGTTGgtgacctcgtgaggtctccgTTTGGCGACCTCATGAGGTGTCTGTAAAAAAGTGACCTGCATTTTACTGACCTAGCGTTGAGGTCTCTTTTTAGGTCTCTTTTTGgcctttttttagtagtgataATGCATAAACTCACTCATAACTAATTTCAATCATTACTAATATTAACACAACTCGAACCATATATATCAAAGTTCCCTAACAATTTGGTAGATGTTACCATTTATATTGTTAGTCTAAATacaatgtttattttaattgtttcttaaattttattatatcgtatcgcttaaattcattgtttgataacgacaaaaaaattcatttatgtAAAAACCAATTTGGTGAAATCGTGTCATTACCTTTaaaatttcttctcaatttaTCTTTAcgtattattaaataataattttatttaatatcatCCTACTTTCTCACAATAGCTTTACCCCATATCCTAAATTTTTGtgtaaatttatcatttaaattatgatcatatGAATTAATCAATGAGAATAGTATAATCTATTTGAATATTATACTGTACAATGTAACACAAATAATACAAcacaatataatacaaaatattaccTTTCAAACAAAGTGCAGGGGGGCAAAAATGTTatcccaacaaaaaaaaataaaggttgACAATTTCCAAAGAGCCCAAGTCCTTGCTCTTTTATAGCAAAGCATGAAAGTAACAATAGCAATTtattttggggaaaaaaagaagagaagagacaCTTTTAGAATGAGTACAAGCGCAGAAGAAGATCCTGATTCTTTTTATTCTGATACAGATGCAATCATTCGCGGAGGCGGTTATGATGATTCTGGATCTGATGAAAGCATGATCTCTGAACCCAAtatgtcatcatcatcatcttcagacgatgatgatgacttccaactGCAGAAGCAAATCTTGACTGATGTTGATGGTAGCGGTGATGGGATAGATGATTTGACAACATCATCATGTGCATCGTCTAATTGGTTTatgaatgataatgataataataataacgatactAATAATCAGGGAGAGGTAAGGATATTTAATGTTGACTTCAGGGCACTTTCTTCAAAAGTCaatagtgaaattgaagaattgaatttaaagtttggtGGGAA
This DNA window, taken from Solanum lycopersicum chromosome 5, SLM_r2.1, encodes the following:
- the LOC138348615 gene encoding uncharacterized protein; the encoded protein is MSEIGKKARSSTKGGSLHTSGAQSQGSVRRKLEKELGRPITQAEAFKATHIRKKKNSEDPDVWVEPRAEVTYNRYLQVLEDLQQTLPEENRGMPLTQEQDERVWLDLTCGPSRYGYAYGMPHKIFREFSSEFEGLNSSNHDESMKKNLAMEKKIVELSSQAEESRARERRLELQFAGLKAQFDALLASGGIPPCSGDVTFAPRPPQSQPTQYPMYGQQRNMTHESSDEESDDYVANTLPH